Part of the Desulfuromonadales bacterium genome is shown below.
ACACACCAGGACAACGCGGTGCTGCAGGCCAACACCCCCCGGCTCGATGCCCTGTTCAGGGATTACCCTGCCACCCGCCTGGGAGCGTCCGGCCTCGACGTCGGCCTGCCCGAGGGACAGATGGGAAACTCGGAGGTCGGCCACCTGAACATCGGCGCCGGCCGTATCGTCTACCAGGACCTGACCCGCATCAGCAAGAGTGTCGCCGACGGCGATTTTTTTGAAAATCCAGTCTTCAACCGGGCACTTGGTGCGCTGCGGCAGACTGGCGGCCGGCTGCATCTCATGGGCCTGCTCTCCGACGGTGGCGTGCACTCCCACAATACGCATCTCTATGCTTTGGTTGAACTGGCCAGGCGTCGCGGCATCAAGGACGTCTGCATTCACGCCTTTCTCGACGGCCGCGATACCCCACCGAAGAGCGGCGGCGACTATCTGGCCCAGCTCGAGGAGCGCCTTGGCGCCATCGGTGTCGGCCGGGTCGCCACGGTAATGGGCCGCTATTTCGCCATGGACCGGGACAACCGCTGGGAGCGGGTGGAGCGGGCCTGGCGCGCGTTGACGGCGGGCGCCGGCCAGATCGTCGCCTCCAGCGCCGAGGCCATTGCCGGCGCCTACGAAACGGGGCAGACCGATGAATTCGTCGAACCGCGGATCGTTCGTCGCCCGGCAGACCCCGCCGGAACAGTCGAGGACGGCGATGCCGTCATCTTCTTCAACTTTCGCTCCGACCGGGCCCGCGAGATCACCCGCGCCTTCACCGATCCGGACTTCGCCGGCTTTGTCCGGGCGAAGATTCCGAAGCTGGCCACCTACGTCTGTCTGACCGAATACGATGAAACCTTCGGCCTGCCGGTTGCCTTTCCCTCCCAGAGCTACGCGAATATTCTCGGCGAGGTTGTCGCCCGGGCCGGCAAGACCCAACTGCGCATTGCCGAGACGGAGAAATACGCCCACGTCACCTTCTTCTTCAACGGCGGCAGCGAAGTTCCGTTTGCCGGCGAGGACCGGGTCCTGATTCCGTCGCCGCAGGAAGTCGCCACCTATGACCAGAAGCCGGCCATGAGCGCCCGGCTCGTCACCGACGAAGTGGTGGCGCGCGCAGCCTCGGCAGCCTATGATCTGATCGTGCTCAATTACGCCAATCCCGACATGGTCGGCCACACCGGCATCCGCCCGGCGGCGGTCGCCGCCATGGAGACGGTGGACGCCTGTGTCGGGCGGGTGGTGGACGCCGTTCTCGCGGCTGGGGGCTCGCTGCTGATCGCCTCCGACCACGGCAACTGCGAGCAGATGGTCGACGAGACCGGCCAGCCGCATACCGCGCACACCGCCAACCCTGTGCCGTTGCTGCTGGTCGATCCCGACCACCGGACTGCGAAGTTGCGCGAAGGGATTCTTGCCGACATCGCCCCGACCATCCTCGAGCTGATGAAACTGGAAAAACCTGCCGAGATGACGGGGAAAAGCCTGCTGGTTTAAACGTTGGATGGTAGGGGCAATTCATGAATTACCCCTACGGCATTCGGGGAGGGGGAATGTCCATTCACCAGTGGCTGCATGCCGAGTTCTGCGGTCTCCTCGATCTGCTGCTTCCTCCCGCCTGCCCGCTGTGCGGTTCCGAGTCCGGGGGGCACCCCCCATCTTATTTCTGTCCCGACTGCTTCGCCGGCATCCACCCGCTTGGCTCCCCCTGCTGCCCGCGCTGCGCCCTTCCCTATGCAACCGAAGAAGGCAGCAATCACCTCTGCGAATCCTGTCTCCGCGATGCGCCACCCTTCAGCCGAATTGTTGCCCTCGGCATCTATGAGGAGACATTGCGCACGGCTGTGCAGCGGTTCAAGTACGAAGGGGCGATTGTTCTCGATCGGCCCTTGGCGGAGCTTCTGGCGACGGTTCTGGAGAGTGACGGCCCCTTTCGTCCCGACCTGCTGATTCCCGTTCCTCTGCACCACTCGCGCCTGCGTGAGCGAACCTACAATCAGGCGCTGCTGCTGGCCAATGTGCTTGGCCGCCGCTGGCGGCTGCCGGTGCCGTCTCGCCTGTTGGTGCGCAGCCGGCCGACCCCGCAGCAGCAGGGGCTGAAGGCGGAAGTGCGGCGACAGAACATGAAAGGAGCTTTCGCCCTGAACCGGAAATTGAACGGCGAGCGGGTGTTGCTGATCGATGACGTCGTGACCACCGGCGCCACGGTGCGCGAATGCAGCCGGGTACTGCTGGAGAGGGGAGCGGGAGAGGTGGGTGTTGCCGTGCTGGCGCGGGCTCGTCGCCATCATGTCTGAATGGCAGCTTGTCGGCTGCATTCCAGGTGATATTATTAAAAAGATCTACTTTTCAGACTGCACGGGTCTGCCGATTGCTTTCGGAGGCTGGCATTTTGAACAAAATGGGACAGGGGTTTCTCAACATTCTTTCCCTCGAGCAGGTTCTGCGGACGATTCCAAGCGGCCTCTTTCTGGTCGACCGTGATCAGCGAATCGTCTACTGGAATGCCGAAGCCGAGCGGATCACCGGCTACCCGGCGGCCGAGGCAGTCGGCCGACACTGCTCCTTTCTCGCCGGCATCCCCTGCGGCCGCAGTTGCGGCCTCTACAACGCTGCCGTAGTCAAGCCCGTCATCGGCGTCCCCTGCTCGGTTCGCACCCGGGATGCCCGCCGCATCATCCTCACCAAGAATGTCGACTACCTGCGGGACAAGGACGGGCAGATCATCGGCGGCGTCGAGT
Proteins encoded:
- the gpmI gene encoding 2,3-bisphosphoglycerate-independent phosphoglycerate mutase; this encodes THQDNAVLQANTPRLDALFRDYPATRLGASGLDVGLPEGQMGNSEVGHLNIGAGRIVYQDLTRISKSVADGDFFENPVFNRALGALRQTGGRLHLMGLLSDGGVHSHNTHLYALVELARRRGIKDVCIHAFLDGRDTPPKSGGDYLAQLEERLGAIGVGRVATVMGRYFAMDRDNRWERVERAWRALTAGAGQIVASSAEAIAGAYETGQTDEFVEPRIVRRPADPAGTVEDGDAVIFFNFRSDRAREITRAFTDPDFAGFVRAKIPKLATYVCLTEYDETFGLPVAFPSQSYANILGEVVARAGKTQLRIAETEKYAHVTFFFNGGSEVPFAGEDRVLIPSPQEVATYDQKPAMSARLVTDEVVARAASAAYDLIVLNYANPDMVGHTGIRPAAVAAMETVDACVGRVVDAVLAAGGSLLIASDHGNCEQMVDETGQPHTAHTANPVPLLLVDPDHRTAKLREGILADIAPTILELMKLEKPAEMTGKSLLV
- a CDS encoding ComF family protein; protein product: MNYPYGIRGGGMSIHQWLHAEFCGLLDLLLPPACPLCGSESGGHPPSYFCPDCFAGIHPLGSPCCPRCALPYATEEGSNHLCESCLRDAPPFSRIVALGIYEETLRTAVQRFKYEGAIVLDRPLAELLATVLESDGPFRPDLLIPVPLHHSRLRERTYNQALLLANVLGRRWRLPVPSRLLVRSRPTPQQQGLKAEVRRQNMKGAFALNRKLNGERVLLIDDVVTTGATVRECSRVLLERGAGEVGVAVLARARRHHV